The DNA segment GGCGGTAATGCATCCACCTCAAGTGGAAGGCGGCTTGTTGATGATGATCACGTaatgcaagaagaagagatcccgaaCAATATTGTTCAACCAAATAAGGAAGTTCGGATTGATATTAATGATAGTGTGGAAAAGACTCAAAAGGagatgaacccgtctagggaatacATCATTGACATACCAGAGTCAGTAGTGTAAAAGACAAAGGCACCATTGCATGGAGCTGCTACAACATTCATTGAATCTGAAGAATGGTGAGAGTATTACCTTTTTGTCTGACATGCAAAAGGTAAAAGTTATCTTAGTGTTTGTTTGAATCTTTATagttaaaattataattattatatatttgaTCCTTACTAAATGTACATGTGCAGAGACTTTTAGATGCTGTAAGAAATGTCCTCCCTTTAGCAAACCACAAGTgtcattttatttatatattcagAGACTTCTATTTGACCGGTAACTAACCCTTCAAACTTTTACAGAATTTGTGTTAGGCATATTGAATCCAACTAGAGTAAGAGATTCAGGACAAGAGAGATGAAGAAATTTCTCTGGTGGACTGCCTGGAGCAGTTTTGAAGAAGAGTTTAAGGACCAGTTAAAACAACTTGGATCTTTGTGTGTTGATGCTGCTAAGGATTTGCTTAGGTATCCACCACAAAATTGGTGCAGAGCATATTTTGATACAGTATGCAAAAATCAGATGGTGGACAATAATTTTACTGAATCCTTCAACTCTTGGATCTTAAAAGCAAGAGGCAAGCTTATCCTGAAGATAATTGAGAATATTAGAATCAAGATCATGAACAGgttgagagagaaagaagaagaggtTAGAACATGGACTACTGAGTTTAGTCCTTATTGCATGAAGTTGTTTACCGCTTATCTGAAGATAGCTAATAattcatgtactgtgaatttcaaTGGTGACATTGGGTATGAAGTTTTTGAGGGTGATGATAAACATTCAGTGAACCTGGTAATGAAGAAATGCACCTGTAGGACTTGGCAGTTAACTGGCATCCCATGTCCCCATGCTATCAAGGCAATGGAATACAAGAAATTGGATCCGATCACTGAAATTAATTGGCGGTACAGTAAGGAAGCTTACCTTATGATATATAAGGCCAAGCAGATGCATGTTAGAGGTAAAAAGTTCTAGAAAGTATTACCAGAACATGCTATGGAACCACTTGCACTTGTGAAAACAGTTGGAAAGCCAAAGGTTCAAAGAAATAGAGAGAAAGATGAAGCCTGTAAGAGGCAAGGAGAGTGGGCTCAATCAAGGAAGGGAACTAGAATGACATGCAGCAACTGCGGATCATTGGACCATAATTCAAGGACATGCAAGGTAACTACTATATCATATAGTTTCACTTATATGATTTTAGCTGTATAACTAATATTTTTGCATGTTAATTATAGGTTGATGATAGTGAAAAAGGCAAGAAACAAACTAAGAGAAAAAAGGCCAATATTGAAGAAGTCATTGAATCTGAAGTTGAAGAACCCGAAGTAGTTAAAGATGTTGGTTGTTCAGCACCTCAACCAACATAAGATGGTGAATTTGTGTTCATTCCCACGCCTAGAGTTCAGAGACAACAATCAGAATCCTTTGGACCTATTAGAGAGCCTGAAAGTAACCCCTATTTTATGCATAAAATTATTTCTGAGGCCCAAACAAGACTGCACATAAGGTAATCTCCACAAAATCCATCTAGGACACGGGTGATCTGTTTTAGAGGAGACAACAATGGTGTTTGTGAACCCAAAAACTTCCATACTCACCCCCTAGGCTCAGTTGGAAAGGTAAAGAAGCGATCACTAGCAATCAGTTGGAAGTGGCAAGGCAGAAAAAGGTgggaaagttgaagtctaagAAAGCCAATGGAAACTCTCAAATCTAAGACATATTTAATATGTGCAGTTTTGGTCCACTATTACTGTTGAAATTAGTCTACTCTTGATGCAGTTTTGCTGTattttttggttcaattttgttgttgttttggctCTTTATTAGTCCAGTTTTGCTGCAGAGTTTGGGCTAATTGTGCTGCTATTTCGGTCATTTCTTAACaagttcagctgtattattttgATATGGTTTTACTGCTAGTTTCGTCCACTTTTTTCTCCATTATTACTATTGTTCTTTAGTCTATTTTTACAGCTACATTTCTATCCAACCGTAACAACAAATAATGGAGAACTATATAATTATTACATCTACAAATGGACAACTTGCAATAACAATAAATTATTGGAATTACACCGCTTTCAACTTATCATAATAATACAACAGACAACTACAAATAGTTAAAATAGTTCTTGCAAAAGTGAGTAGGAATCTTAGGACTATAATTATAAATGCAACTAAAGAAGGTGTTTTGCCATGTTGGACTTCCATATcagcttattttatattattaaacaaGTCCAAAAGGCTCAGGTGGCCATCTGTTAGTTGTGAGGCATTTATGGTCCCAAAGAGTAACGGCAAGGGTATTTTTGGTACCAAAAGCAAATAGAAGGTATAATTGAGCTATTTTCGATAGTTCGAGGGCATTTTTAGACCTTTTTCGTTGTTTTAAGGAACTTGAGAGTCTGCCACCTGTTAGGGAGTGTGATAATGCCATTCCTTTAGTACTTGGGGCTCAACCCTTTAATTTGAGGCTTTATAGGTACTCGTATGACCAAAAGAATGCGATTGAAAATATGATTAAAGAGATGTGACAGGTACAAAATGTCACTCCTAGTCAGTCTACTTTTGCTTCACCTGCGTTACTAGTAAAAAAGAAAGATTCAACTTGGAGGCTATGTATGGATTAAAGGAGGTTGAATTCTCTTACTATTAAGAATAAATACCCTATTCCAATGGTGGATGATCTTCTGGATGAACCCCATGAGGCCAAGGTCTTCTCTAAAGTTGACCTTAGGTCTGGCTATTATCAAGTGAGAATGAAGGCAGAAGATGAACACAAAACTGTTTTTCGAACCCATCATGCGTTATGGCAATTCAGGGTGATGTCATTCGGATTAACAAATGCTCCTACCACTTTTCAATCATTAATGCATCAAGTGTTTGGACCTTATCTGAGAAGTTCATTCTAGTTTTCTTTGATGACATTTTCGTCTACAATATATCATTAGAGGAGCACCTAGGACACTTACAAGTAGTGCTCGAATTATTAAGAAGCCACCAGTTGTTTGCTAAGAGAACAAAATTTGACTTATCCCAATCACAAATTAAATACTTGAGACATATTATCAGTGGTGATAGGGTGAGCACTGATCCCAATAAAATTACAGCAATGGTGAATTGGCCACAACAATTCAATAATAAAGAGTTGAGGGGTTTTCTAGGGCTCACTGTATATTACCGAAGGTTCATTAAGGAATATGCAGTCCTCAGCAAATCCCTAACTATACTACTAAAGAAGGGGGCATTTCAGTTGAGTGAATAAGCTACAAAGGCCTTTCATGCTCTTAAAAACGCTATGACTACAACTCCTATTTTATCCTTGCCTGATTTTAGTAAACCTTTTATTGTTGAAGTGGATGCATGTGCCACTGGTGTAGGGGCTATCTTAATACAAGAAAGGAAGCCAATTGTTTTTTTCAGCCAGGCATTAAGAACAAAACATCAAGGTCTTTCTAACTATGAAAAGGAACTAGTTGCTTTACTGCAAGTTGTTGATAAGTGGAGGCATTACTTAGTTCCTAGTCATTTTATTATTATGACGGACCACTTAAGTCTCAAGTTCTTGCAAGAATAGAAAATAACTACTGCACTACAGTATAAGGGTCTAACTAAATTGACAGGCTTAAGTTTTCAGATCCACTACAAAAAGAAAATTAATAATTCAGTAACTGATGCCCTTTCAAGAAGGCCAGAACCATCTATTACCAAAGCAACTCGTTAGATTATCATCGACCTACAACCTAAGTGGACATAGGAGATCTTAGCCAGCTATGAGGGAGATGAAGAAGTCACAAAAATCATCAGTGCACCTACCATTGATCCTACTGCTACAGTTGACTTGAAATTGCATAATGGAATCCTCAAATACAAAGATAAGGTCTGGATTGGTAAGCAGGGTAATTTGAGGAAACAACTAGTGCATCATGTTCATTCCACTAATTTGAGAGGTCATTCAGGTATTACAGCTACATTACATAGAGTTAGAGCTATTTTCTATTGGCCATCAATGTCGGAGAATGTTAAAGAAGTAGTAAGGAATTGTGCAGTTTGTCAGAGGTGTAAGGATGAACAAGTAGCCTATCCGGGGCTGTTACAACCATTGCCAATACCAGCTAGGCCATGGGAAGACATATCCATGGATTTTATTGAGGGGCTGTCTAGGTCCAAGGGAAAGGATACCATCATGGTAGTGGTTGACAAATACAACAAATATGCCTATTTCTTGATTTTAGCTCACCCTTTTACAGCTGTGCAGGTGGCTACATTGTTCTTAGACCAAGTCAGCCTCCATCTCCATACCCTTAAAGACTGgccaagaaaaatggtgagaatcaattcaagaagttcattcaaatgatgaagagtctttcAATCAACGTGCCATTGGTAGAAACTTTGGAAAAATGCCCGGCTATACAAATTTTATGAAagatcttgtgacaaagaagcggtcaataaattttgaaactatcaaaattACTCATGAGTTCGATTGTTCATTCAATGGATCATAAGATGGAGGATCCcagtgctttcacgattccttgtacaattggaagtatCGAGTTTGCTAaaactctttgtgatcttggggcaagtataaatttgatgccctattcagttttcaagactttggcgATTGGGTAACAATGATCCACTtatatgagattacaaatggccgatcgtaccatgaaAAGGTCGTTGGGTTtgattgaagatgttttggtctaggttgataaattcattcttccggtggattttgtcattctagattgtgaagtttATTATGAAGTGccaattattcttggaagacattTCCTTGCTACGAGTAAGGATATTTGTGATGTTAAAGCTGGATAACTCActttccgggttggtgatgaaaaaatggtattccatgtgtgtaagtccatgcggcaaccaaatagcaatgaggtgtgttgttttgtggatttggtgaccgatgttattgtt comes from the Nicotiana tabacum cultivar K326 chromosome 14, ASM71507v2, whole genome shotgun sequence genome and includes:
- the LOC142169051 gene encoding putative mitochondrial protein AtMg00860, with amino-acid sequence MAIQGDVIRINKCSYHFSIINASSVWTLSEKFILVFFDDIFVYNISLEEHLGHLQVVLELLRSHQLFAKRTKFDLSQSQIKYLRHIISGDRVSTDPNKITAMVNWPQQFNNKELRGFLGLTVYYRRFIKEYAVLSKSLTILLKKGAFQLSE